Part of the Pseudomonas sp. P8_241 genome is shown below.
AAAACGGCGGAGCTTACTCCGCCGCCACCCGCGAAAATCCTTCACGGATCTTTTCTTCCGGCAAATCATCGGCAATGAAAACGATCACGCTTTCACGCGTTTCATCGTCGGACCACTCGGTATCCCAGTCGAAACCGTACAACTTCAGAACTCCCTGGAACACCATGCGTCGCGGTTCGCCCTGGATGTTCAACACCCCCTTGTAGCGCAGCAGTTGCTTACCATGCTCCTCCAGCAGTTCGTTCATGAACTCGCTGAGCCTGTCGATATCCAGTGGTTTGTCGGTGCGCAGCACGAGGCTCGATATGCGGTCGATGGACGGGGCTTGGCTTACTGGACGCAAACTCACGCCGCCACCGAGATCAGCGTTTAGATTGAACCCGCGAACATCAAGCAATTCAGCCAGATCGATCTTGCCGTGATCGACGATGCGAATCGGTGCTCGGCGGTTGATACGGGTCAGGCGCTCGCTCAATGCCGTGAACGTCGGCTCGTTCACCAGGTCGCGCTTGCTCACCAGCAAACGGTCGGCGAAACCGATCTGTGCCTGGGCGATGGTCTGGGTCAGGTG
Proteins encoded:
- the yjiA gene encoding GTPase; protein product: MSVPIPVTILSGFLGAGKTTLLRHLLKAEHGLKIAVIENEFSDAGIDTQLLGDEPVQVMTLSNGCVCCTIHTDLTKALYLLLERLDSGDIAFDRLVIECTGLADPAPVAQTFFIDEELRERYILDGIITLVDAAHADVHLTQTIAQAQIGFADRLLVSKRDLVNEPTFTALSERLTRINRRAPIRIVDHGKIDLAELLDVRGFNLNADLGGGVSLRPVSQAPSIDRISSLVLRTDKPLDIDRLSEFMNELLEEHGKQLLRYKGVLNIQGEPRRMVFQGVLKLYGFDWDTEWSDDETRESVIVFIADDLPEEKIREGFSRVAAE